A single window of Nasonia vitripennis strain AsymCx chromosome 4, Nvit_psr_1.1, whole genome shotgun sequence DNA harbors:
- the LOC103318032 gene encoding uncharacterized protein LOC103318032, with product MMACANQMHETIFLTQTESDDEEIDVITVDVHEKALSQDLKCDLLSKIEFKIDSDSDEFIDVVTVSPAEHTSSKVQLNKSSVSKSRPTSSQATANGLSKTKINNNSEEKCFTMKTSKRTIDQLDNNWDDEILMMYSSKR from the exons ATGATGGCGTGTGCTAATCAAATGCATGAGACGATTTTTCTTACGCAGACCGAATCcg ACGATGAAGAAATCGATGTCATTACCGTCGACGTCCACGAAAAGGCTCTTTCACAAGATTTGAAATGCGATTTGTTGAGCAAAATAGAATTCAAAATCGACTCGGATTCTG ATGAGTTTATAGACGTCGTAACCGTCTCCCCAGCCGAACATACAAGTTCAAAAGTACAATTAAACAAAAGTTCAGTTAGTAAATCTCGTCCCACGTCGTCCCAGGCGACCGCCAATGGCTtgtcgaaaacaaaaataaataataactcgGAAGAGAAATGTTTTACAATGAAAACTTCAAAAAGGACGATAGATCAATTAG ATAATAATTGGGATGATGAAATTCTGATGATGTATAGTTCAAAAAGATAA